The Alicyclobacillus macrosporangiidus CPP55 genome segment TAAACGCGGGTGTCGCGGGGGATGCTGAGCACGTTAAACAGTTTGTCCCGCAGGTTCACGTGCACCAAGAGCAGTGAGTCGGAATGCCCTGCCGCATCGCCCGGCCGCTGGTCTGACCCGATCAGCACCACGTTGAAAGAAGCCTGTGACGGCACCTCCGGCGGACCGTTGACCACTGGTACCATCTGAAAGTGATACATCGGCCGCAGGGTGTAGTACTTATATCCGCCGAAAGCCGCCACTGCCGCGACGGAGAGGCAGATCAGGATGGCGATGGCGCGCAGCACCGGGTGCACCCGGGCGCTGCCACCGGGATCGGAAGGTCCGCGCACGTCGTCCATAGGTCCTCCTGGCGGGTTGAGCCGCGTCTCGGGCCCAGAGGGCTGGTCCAAACCGGGAGCGGCTCGCGTCTCTGCTTACATCATATCCATCGGCGCTTAGAAATACGAACCGGAGGCGTCCTTGGCGCTCTGGCTCTGCTTGCGTTACCATGAATTCGTGCAAGAAGGGATAGGGATACGCGTCCCGGCCGGACTGGGATTCGGCGAGATGGACGCACGTGAGGAGGCGTGTCCATGCACACCATCGACGTTTCATCGGCCGTCTCCGCCATCGCGGAGCAGTTGATCGCATGGCGGCGGCACCTGCATGAAAATCCCGAGCTCTCATTCCAGGAGGTGGAGACCTCCCAGTTTGTGTATGATCAGCTGGTCGCGATGGGGTACACCGAGATCGAACGGCCGACCCCGACCAGCGTCGTCGCACGGCTGCGCGGCGCGAAGCCGGGCAAGACACTCGCCATCCGCGCCGACATGGACGCCCTGCCCATTGAAGAGGAGAACACCTTCCCGTACCGGTCCAAGCGCCCGGGCGTGATGCACGCCTGCGGCCACGACGGCCACACCGCGATGCTCCTCGGGACTGCGAAGATCCTGATGGAGCACCGCGACGCCCTGCAGGGGGAGGTTCGGTTTCTCTTCCAGCACGCGGAGGAGCAGTTCCCAGGCGGGGCTCAGGAGATGGTGAAAGCGGGCGTGTTGAACGGGGTCGATCTCGTCATCGGCACACACCTGGCGGCCCAGTTCCCGACCGGCAAAATCGGGGTGCGCGCGGGGGCCGTGACGGCGGCGCCCGATGTGTTCCGGATTCGCGTGCGCGGCCGCGGCGGCCACGGCGCGATGCCGCACGAAACGGTCGATCCGATTGTCGTCGGCGCCCAGATTGTCAACGCGTTCCAACACATCGTCAGCCGCTTCACGGATCCGCTGGACAAGCTGGTGGTCAGCGTCTGCGAGTTCCACGCCGGCACTGCCGACAACATCATCCCCGATATGGCCGAATTGGTCGGCACCGTGCGCTCGCTCAACCCGGCTCTGCGGGATCAGGTGCCGGAGCAGATGCGCCGCCTGCTCGACGGTCTCGAGGTGATGTACGGGGCGAAGATCGAGTTCGAGTACGAGAGAGGCTATGCCTCCGTCGTGAACGACGCGGAGCTCACCGCCCGGATGCGCGCC includes the following:
- a CDS encoding M20 family metallopeptidase, which codes for MHTIDVSSAVSAIAEQLIAWRRHLHENPELSFQEVETSQFVYDQLVAMGYTEIERPTPTSVVARLRGAKPGKTLAIRADMDALPIEEENTFPYRSKRPGVMHACGHDGHTAMLLGTAKILMEHRDALQGEVRFLFQHAEEQFPGGAQEMVKAGVLNGVDLVIGTHLAAQFPTGKIGVRAGAVTAAPDVFRIRVRGRGGHGAMPHETVDPIVVGAQIVNAFQHIVSRFTDPLDKLVVSVCEFHAGTADNIIPDMAELVGTVRSLNPALRDQVPEQMRRLLDGLEVMYGAKIEFEYERGYASVVNDAELTARMRAIAEQVVGADNVIDMDPLMVGEDFSAFANRVPGCYFYTGSANPELGSDFPHHHPRFTIDEAALQNGVAMFVTAALAFLG